One genomic window of [Clostridium] scindens ATCC 35704 includes the following:
- a CDS encoding YigZ family protein — MLSQYKTVYKGGEGEIVEKKSRFIATVVPVHSEEEALKFVEAMKKKYWNATHNCYAYVIGENHELQRYSDDGEPGGTAGKPMLDVLIGEEIHNAAIVVTRYFGGTLLGTGGLVRAYSAAAKQGLASSVIITKNPGVKLRLATDYAGLGKIQYILGQRGIKILDSIYTDKVEIAALVPLDVLEAVKAEIREGTNGQAGMEEGEQCYFAEVQGEIVILDQV, encoded by the coding sequence ATGCTATCACAATATAAGACGGTATACAAAGGCGGCGAGGGCGAGATCGTTGAGAAGAAATCCCGCTTTATCGCTACTGTGGTACCGGTCCATTCGGAAGAAGAGGCGCTTAAGTTCGTCGAGGCAATGAAGAAGAAGTACTGGAATGCCACGCATAACTGCTATGCCTATGTCATTGGAGAGAATCATGAACTGCAAAGGTACAGCGATGACGGTGAGCCCGGAGGTACCGCGGGAAAGCCCATGCTGGATGTTCTCATTGGAGAGGAGATTCATAATGCTGCCATAGTGGTAACGAGATATTTTGGAGGGACGCTGCTTGGTACCGGCGGGCTGGTCCGTGCCTATTCAGCTGCAGCCAAACAAGGTTTGGCCTCATCAGTGATTATAACCAAAAATCCCGGAGTTAAACTTCGGCTTGCCACGGATTATGCGGGATTGGGGAAAATCCAGTATATTTTGGGGCAGAGGGGCATAAAGATACTGGATTCTATCTATACGGATAAGGTGGAAATAGCCGCGCTGGTACCTCTCGATGTTCTGGAAGCCGTCAAGGCCGAGATACGCGAGGGAACCAATGGGCAGGCAGGAATGGAAGAAGGAGAGCAGTGCTATTTTGCAGAAGTGCAGGGAGAGATTGTAATTCTGGATCAAGTATAA